DNA from Bradyrhizobium diazoefficiens USDA 110:
CATCGCCATGAAGATGTCGGGCGCGACCTTGAGCAGTTCCGGATCGATCGATTCCTTCGGCGTGCCACCGCCGGGCACCGAGATGCTCTCGACGCCGCCGGCGACGATGCAGTCGGCGCCGTCGGAGCGGATCGAGTTGGCGGCCATCGCGATGGTCTGGAGCCCTGAGGAGCAGAAGCGGTTCACCGAGACGCCGGCGGTGGTCTTCGGCAGGCCGGCGAGCAGAGCGGCCTGGCGGCCGATGTTCGGCGCGCCGTGGGCGCAATTGCCGAGGTAGCAGTCCTCGACATAGTCCTTGTCGACGCCGGCGCGATCGACCGCGTGGCGGATGGCGTGGGCCGCGAGCGACATCGGCGGCGTGATGTTGAACCCGCCGCGGCCGGATTTCGCAAGACCCGTGCGCGCATAGGAAACGATGACGGCTTCACGCATTGTTTTCTCCCTTGTCGAACGATTTTGAACGGAGCGTCCTGGTCGCCATTGGTACACAAAGTTGGAAGGCTGCGGGAGAAATAAAAACGCCGCCCCCGGTGAGGGAGGCGGCGTTGTTCCGCGGGTCGGAATATATGATACGCGTCATTCCGGGGCGGCTCGAAGAGCCGAACCCGGAATCTCGAGATTCTCAGGTGCGCAATTGCGCACAGGAGTTTACTCTTCGCGTGCCCCGGAATGACGGAGTGTCAGAACGTCAGCGCCTTGGCCTGCTTGACCTGCGGCAGCGCCTGCACCTTGGCGAGCACGTCGGCCGGCACCGCGCCGTCGACCTCGACCAGCGCGATGGCGTCGCCGCCCAGCTTGACGCGGCCGAGATGGAAGGTCGCGATGTTGAGCTTGGCGGCGCCAAGCAGGCTCGCGAACGCGCCGATGAAGCCGGGCTTGTCCTCGTTGGTCACGTAGATCATCGACTTGCCGAACTCGGCGTCGACGCGGATGCCCTTGACGTCGACGAGGCGCGGCTTGCCGTCATGATACACGGTGCCGGAGACCGAGCGCTCCTGGCGCTCCGTCGCCACCGTGACGGTGATCAGGCTCTCATAGTCGCTCTGGGCGGCGCGCACGATCTCGTCCACCACCATGCCACGCTCCTTGGCGACCACGGGCGCGGACACCACGTTGACCTCGCCCAGCATCGGCCGCAGCAGGCCCGACAGCACGGCGGAGGTGATCGCCTTGATCTTCATCTCGGCGACATGGCCCTCATAGGTGATCTCGACCTTGAGGATGCCGCTCTCGGTGAGCTGGCCGGCGAACGAGCCGAGCTTCTCGGCGAGCGCGATGAACGGCTTCAGCTTCGGCGCTTCTTCCGCCGTGATCGAGGGGAAGTTGACCGCGTTCGAGATGGCGCCGGTCAGCAGATAGTCCGACATCTGCTCGGCGACCTGGAGCGCGACGTTCTCCTGCGCTTCGGTGGTGGAGGCGCCGAGATGCGGCGTGCAGATCACGTTGGGATGGCCGAACAGCACGTTGGTATTCGCGGGCTCCTCGACGAAGACGTCGAAGGCGGCGCCCGCGATGTGCTTGGAATTCAGCGCATCGACCACCGCCTGCTCGTCGACGAGACCGCCGCGGGCGCAGTTGATCAGGCGCACGCCCTTCTTCATCTTGGCGATCGCGGCAGCATCGATGATGTTCTTGGTCTTCTCGGTCAGCGGGGTGTGCAGCGTGATGAAGTCGGCGCGCTTGAGGAGGTCGTCGAGATCGACCTTCTCGACGCCGATGTCCTTGGCGCGCTCCGGCGACAGGAACGGATCGAACGCGACCACCTTCATGCGCAGGCCGAGCGCGCGGTCCGCGACGATCGAGCCGATATTACCGCAGCCGACCACCCCTAACACCTTGCCGGTGATCTCGACGCCCATGAAGCGGTTCTTCTCCCACTTGCCGGCCTGGGTCGAGGCGTCGGCCTGCGGGATCTCGCGGGCGAGCGCGAGCATCAGGGTGATGGCGTGCTCGGCGGTCGTGATCGAATTGCCGAACGGCGTGTTCATCACGATGATGCCCTTGGCCGTGGCGGCGGGGATCTCGACGTTGTCGACGCCGATGCCGGCGCGGCCGATCACCTTGAGGTTGGTTGCCTTCTCGAGGATCTTGGCGGTCGCCTTGGTCGCGGAGCGGATCGCGAGGCCGTCGTAATTGCCGATGATCTCGGCGAGCTTGTCCTTGTCCTTGCCGAGATTGGGCTGGAAGTCGACCTCGATGCCGCGATCCTTGAAGATCTGCACGGCGGCGGGCGAGAGCGCGTCGGAAATGAGAACTTTGGGTTTGGTCATGGGAATGATCCTCTACCTTCCTCGCAAAGAGGGGCGGCCTTCGGGAGCAGGGTGATGCTGTTTCTTCTCCCTCTCCTCGTTCTTACGGGGAGAGGGTTGGGGTGAGGGGCAGCCACAGGCGAAGGTACTCGCGGAGAGAGCCCCTCACCCGGATTGCTGCGCAATCCGGCCTCTCCCCGTAAGAACGGAGAGAGGCTAAGAAAGCTCACGCCGCCTTGGCGAGCTGCGCCTTGGTCTCGGCGAAGGCCCAGTCGATCCACTGGGTCAGGAGCTCGACGTCCCTGGCCTCGACAGTGGCGCCGCACCAGATGCGCAGGCCGGCCGGTGCATCGCGATAGTAGGCGAAGTCGTAGCCGGCGCCTTCCTTCTCGACCAGCGCGACCAGCTTCTTGGAGAACTCGGCCTGCGCGTCGTCCGAGAGCGCGGTGAGCGCGGGATCGATGAACTTCAGGCACACCGAGGTGTTGGAGCGGATCGAAGCGTCCTTGGCCAGGAAGTCGATCCAGGGCGTCTTCGCCTTCCAGTCGGCCAGCACCTTGGTGTTGGCGTCGGCGCGCGCGATCAGCGCCTTGAGGCCGCCGATCGACTTGGCCCAGTTCAGCGCATCGAGATAGTCCTCGACGCAGAGCATCGACGGCGTGTTGATGGTCTCGCCGACGAAGATGCCTTCGTTGATCTTGCCGCCCTTGGTCATGCGGAAGATCTTCGGCAGCGGCCAGGCCGGCTTGTAGGTCTCGAGCCGCTCCACCGCGCGGGGCGACAGGATCAGCATGCCGTGCGCGGCCTCGCCGCCGAGCGCCTTCTGCCAGGAGAAGGTGACGACGTCGAGCTTGGCCCAGTCGAGGGCCTGCGCGAACGCCGCCGAGGTGGCGTCGCAAATGGTCAGGCCTTCGCGGGTCGCGCTGATCCAGTCGGCGTTCGGGACGCGCACGCCTGACGTGGTGCCGTTCCAGGTGAAGACGACGTCCGACTTCGGATCGACCTTGGAGAGATCGGGGATTTCACCATAAGCCGCATTGAGCTTGGTGACGTCCTTGAGCTTCAATTCCTTGACGATGTCGCTGACCCAGCCTTCGCCGAAGGATTCCCAGGCGAGCGTGGTGACGGGCCGCGCACCAAGCAGCGACCACAGCGCCATCTCGACCGCGCCGGTATCGGAGGCCGGCACGATGCCGATGCGATAATCGGCCGGCACTTCAAGCACTTCGCGCGTCAGATCGATCGCGAGCTTGAGCTTGGTCTTGCCGACCTTCGCGCGATGCGAACGGCCGAGCGCTGCGTCCTTGAGATTTTGGGCATTCCAGCCGGGGCGCTTGGCGCAGGGGCCGGAGGAGAAATGCGGCACGTTGGGCCGCGAAGCGGGCTTCGCTACAGTCATATTCTACCCTTCCAGATAGTAAGCCTCCCGTTGGGGGGAGGTGTCCCGCCGCGGCTGATACGGGAAACGGGAAGAGTCGTCAAGGAAGTTCCGGCACCTCACGCGCGAGTGATGGCGCTTCCGGCGCGATATCGGGGGATTCAACCCTGGCGAGCGCGTTCAGCAAGTCCGTGGCCTCGCTGATCAATTGCGCGGCTTTGCGTCGGCTGCCGACCTTCAAAATGCATTTGTCATTGGCCTGCACAACGTAGTCGTTGCCGACCTTGATCATCGAATAGCTTGTCATCGAAATCCCCGAACCGACCGAGCTCGGTGTCTGACGCTGCCGTAGCACCGTTCGTTCCCGGCTCAACGTGAACGACGGCTGGGTAGTTTACCGGCTCTTAACATGAACGAATGCGCGATCCGAATTCGCTGATTACGCAAGGCGCGCGACCGGAGCCCCATTCCGATACAATCGGAATGGGGCTCTTGATTTTTGTGTTGACGCGTTTTCTTTACGCGAACCGATATCCACTTCGCTCGAAAACGCTCTTACTGCCTCAAAAGCGGACAGTCATGCCGACATGACTCGCTGTGAATCCGAGCCGCTTGTAGAAGCGCTGCGCGTCTACTCGCGTCTGATGCGTCAACAGCTCGACCAGGTTACAGCCACGCGCTTTCGCTTCCGCGATGGCCCATTGCACCAATTGCTCGCCGATGCCGCGGCTGCGACAATCGGCGGCAACGCGCACGTCTTCGAGCAGACCGCGGATGCCGCCTTGCGAGCTGATGCCCGCCAGCACAGCAAGTTGCAGGCAGCCGACCACCCTGCCCTCGCTCTCGGCAACCACCAGCGCGAGATTTGGATCACGCTCGACCCGCGCGAACGCCTCGTAATAGGCGGCAGGCAGCGGCTCCTCCACGCGCTCGCGGCCGCGCCCGAGATGATCGTCGGCGAGCATCGCCACGATCGCAGCGACGTCCTCGCGGCGCGCGCGACGAATGGAGACGGATTTGGCGTTCATACGGAAACTCCAGGACTCAGCGCGCCGGCGGCAGGCCGAGAAAGGTCTCGACTTCGCCGATCCAGCGGCGGACCGCCGCGTAACGACCAAGATCGAAGCCGCCCTCATGCGCGACGCGCGTATAGGCGAGCAGCGAGACGTCGGCGAGCGAAACCGCTTCGCCGGCGAAGAAGCGGCTGCCGGAGAGATGCTGCTCCATGCGGTCGAGCGCCGCATAGCCGCGCTTGACCTTTTCGGGATCGAGCTCGGAGGCGTCCTTGCCGAGATAGACGAGCTGAAAGCGGCACACCGCGATATAGGGCTCGTGGCTGTACTGCTCCCAGAACAGCCATTCGTCCATCTTGGCAGCAGTAAAGGCGTCGCGCGGGATCAGCGCGCTGTCGCGGGCGAGGTAGCGGATGATGGCATTGGACTGCGCCAGCGTGCGGCCGTCGTCGAACGCAACGGTCGGCACCTGGCCGGCGCCGTTCATCGCCAGAAATTGCGGCGTGCGCGTCTCGCCCTTGCGGGTGTCGATGTCGATCCAGTCGTAGGGCAATGCGAGCTTGTCGCAGACCCACTTCACCTTGAGACAATTGCCGGAGTTGGTATCGCCGTAGATCTTCATCGCTGCCGCCCCGCTTCGGAGCGACAGAGCATCAGGACGGAGGGAATCTGTCAACCGCGCTGCGGCGATGCAGCGTCAGAACTTGTAGCCGAGTCCGACGCGCGCATTGTTCAGCGTCACCGAGGTGTTCATGACCGGCGAGAATTTCAC
Protein-coding regions in this window:
- the serA gene encoding phosphoglycerate dehydrogenase, whose translation is MTKPKVLISDALSPAAVQIFKDRGIEVDFQPNLGKDKDKLAEIIGNYDGLAIRSATKATAKILEKATNLKVIGRAGIGVDNVEIPAATAKGIIVMNTPFGNSITTAEHAITLMLALAREIPQADASTQAGKWEKNRFMGVEITGKVLGVVGCGNIGSIVADRALGLRMKVVAFDPFLSPERAKDIGVEKVDLDDLLKRADFITLHTPLTEKTKNIIDAAAIAKMKKGVRLINCARGGLVDEQAVVDALNSKHIAGAAFDVFVEEPANTNVLFGHPNVICTPHLGASTTEAQENVALQVAEQMSDYLLTGAISNAVNFPSITAEEAPKLKPFIALAEKLGSFAGQLTESGILKVEITYEGHVAEMKIKAITSAVLSGLLRPMLGEVNVVSAPVVAKERGMVVDEIVRAAQSDYESLITVTVATERQERSVSGTVYHDGKPRLVDVKGIRVDAEFGKSMIYVTNEDKPGFIGAFASLLGAAKLNIATFHLGRVKLGGDAIALVEVDGAVPADVLAKVQALPQVKQAKALTF
- a CDS encoding phosphoserine transaminase translates to MTVAKPASRPNVPHFSSGPCAKRPGWNAQNLKDAALGRSHRAKVGKTKLKLAIDLTREVLEVPADYRIGIVPASDTGAVEMALWSLLGARPVTTLAWESFGEGWVSDIVKELKLKDVTKLNAAYGEIPDLSKVDPKSDVVFTWNGTTSGVRVPNADWISATREGLTICDATSAAFAQALDWAKLDVVTFSWQKALGGEAAHGMLILSPRAVERLETYKPAWPLPKIFRMTKGGKINEGIFVGETINTPSMLCVEDYLDALNWAKSIGGLKALIARADANTKVLADWKAKTPWIDFLAKDASIRSNTSVCLKFIDPALTALSDDAQAEFSKKLVALVEKEGAGYDFAYYRDAPAGLRIWCGATVEARDVELLTQWIDWAFAETKAQLAKAA
- a CDS encoding GNAT family N-acetyltransferase; protein product: MNAKSVSIRRARREDVAAIVAMLADDHLGRGRERVEEPLPAAYYEAFARVERDPNLALVVAESEGRVVGCLQLAVLAGISSQGGIRGLLEDVRVAADCRSRGIGEQLVQWAIAEAKARGCNLVELLTHQTRVDAQRFYKRLGFTASHVGMTVRF
- a CDS encoding glutathione S-transferase family protein → MKIYGDTNSGNCLKVKWVCDKLALPYDWIDIDTRKGETRTPQFLAMNGAGQVPTVAFDDGRTLAQSNAIIRYLARDSALIPRDAFTAAKMDEWLFWEQYSHEPYIAVCRFQLVYLGKDASELDPEKVKRGYAALDRMEQHLSGSRFFAGEAVSLADVSLLAYTRVAHEGGFDLGRYAAVRRWIGEVETFLGLPPAR